A region of Sugiyamaella lignohabitans strain CBS 10342 chromosome A, complete sequence DNA encodes the following proteins:
- the ARG5,6 gene encoding bifunctional acetylglutamate kinase/N-acetyl-gamma-glutamyl-phosphate reductase (Acetylglutamate kinase and N-acetyl-gamma-glutamyl-phosphate reductase; N-acetyl-L-glutamate kinase (NAGK) catalyzes the 2nd and N-acetyl-gamma-glutamyl-phosphate reductase (NAGSA), the 3rd step in arginine biosynthesis; synthesized as a precursor which is processed in the mitochondrion to yield mature NAGK and NAGSA; enzymes form a metabolon complex with Arg2p; NAGK C-terminal domain stabilizes the enzymes, slows catalysis and is involved in feed-back inhibition by arginine; GO_component: GO:0005737 - cytoplasm [Evidence IEA]; GO_component: GO:0005759 - mitochondrial matrix [Evidence IDA] [PMID 1851947]; GO_component: GO:0005739 - mitochondrion [Evidence IEA,IEA,IEA]; GO_component: GO:0005739 - mitochondrion [Evidence IDA] [PMID 16823961]; GO_function: GO:0005524 - ATP binding [Evidence IEA]; GO_function: GO:0003942 - N-acetyl-gamma-glutamyl-phosphate reductase activity [Evidence IEA,IEA]; GO_function: GO:0003942 - N-acetyl-gamma-glutamyl-phosphate reductase activity [Evidence IDA] [PMID 1851947]; GO_function: GO:0051287 - NAD binding [Evidence IEA]; GO_function: GO:0003991 - acetylglutamate kinase activity [Evidence IEA,IEA]; GO_function: GO:0003991 - acetylglutamate kinase activity [Evidence IDA] [PMID 1851947]; GO_function: GO:0003824 - catalytic activity [Evidence IEA]; GO_function: GO:0016301 - kinase activity [Evidence IEA]; GO_function: GO:0000166 - nucleotide binding [Evidence IEA]; GO_function: GO:0016491 - oxidoreductase activity [Evidence IEA]; GO_function: GO:0016620 - oxidoreductase activity, acting on the aldehyde or oxo group of donors, NAD or NADP as acceptor [Evidence IEA]; GO_function: GO:0046983 - protein dimerization activity [Evidence IEA]; GO_function: GO:0016740 - transferase activity [Evidence IEA]; GO_process: GO:0006526 - arginine biosynthetic process [Evidence IEA,IEA,IEA]; GO_process: GO:0006526 - arginine biosynthetic process [Evidence TAS] [PMID 12603335]; GO_process: GO:0008652 - cellular amino acid biosynthetic process [Evidence IEA,IEA]; GO_process: GO:0008152 - metabolic process [Evidence IEA]; GO_process: GO:0006592 - ornithine biosynthetic process [Evidence TAS] [PMID 1851947]; GO_process: GO:0055114 - oxidation-reduction process [Evidence IEA,IEA]; GO_process: GO:0016310 - phosphorylation [Evidence IEA]; GO_process: GO:0006355 - regulation of transcription, DNA-templated [Evidence IMP] [PMID 15486299]) codes for MMLRSVNKLFVRSSAGALRRATRSLVSTSARTPSRVSVATSAPAIGSRLYSTRSTVIQLLDNIGSKREVEQYLKYFTSVNSQQFAVIKVGGAIITDYLQELASSLAFLYHVGLYPVVLHGTGPQINEILEQEGVIPDYIDGIRITDSKTMEVVRKCFLEQNLKLVTALEELGVRARPITGGVFSAEYLDQEKYHLVGKITSVNKTAIEASINAGALPILTSLAETPDGQILNVNADVAAGELARVMEPLKIVYLNEKGGLLHGVTGEKISVINLDEEYEDLLKEPWVKYGTKLKIKEIKELLTYLPRSSSVAIISVNDLQKELFTDSGAGTLIRRGYRLHARDNLDQFPSKEQLRTALARDPDVQSNKISIASYLRGLEGVSFKAYGDEPLEVLAIVRNGQENEIPVLDKLLASKNGWLNNVTDNVWSAIRKDYAQLQWVISESDENSSWHFSNADGSFAKNGKILFWYGIEDTKAISDLIADFSKKSVLESVNSGSNPTASAVKKSVSGVFQQTRSFSTTRSTPFFSSRGQLNANPNPPLKDGTNTKPAKVALIGARGYTGQALIDLINRHPYLEIAHVSSRENAGRPLAGYTKASINYENLQVEDIKRLEESGAVDVWVMALPNGVCQPFVNAIDEARNPAKNSVIIDLSADYRFDETNQWTYGLPELNNRAEIAKARKISNPGCYATAAQLAIAPILEYIPIDAVPSVFGVSGYSGAGTKPSPKNDVENLRDNLIPYSLTDHIHEREVSSQLGKQIAFTPHVAAWFQGISHTINIPLKEKLSSRDIRNIYQDRYAGEKLITVTGEAPLVKDVSGKHGVVIGGFGVNKKQDRVVIVATIDNLLKGAATQCLQNINIALGYGEYDGIPVDHVIRG; via the coding sequence ATGATGTTGAGATCGGTTAATAAACTTTTCGTTCGCAGTTCTGCAGGTGCTTTGAGAAGGGCTACTAGGAGTTTAGTATCGACTTCAGCTCGCACTCCCTCTCGTGTTAGCGTGGCTACTTCTGCTCCTGCCATTGGCTCCAGATTGTACTCTACCAGATCGACCGTAATTCAActccttgataatattGGTTCAAAGAGAGAAGTCGAACAATATTTGAAGTACTTCACCTCGGTCAATTCTCAGCAATTTGCCGTTATCAAAGTAGGTGGTGCTATCATTACTGATTATCTGCAAGAGTTGGCGTCTTCTCTGGCATTTTTATATCATGTCGGTTTGTATCCCGTTGTACTGCACGGAACTGGTCCTCAAATCAACGAGATTCTCGAGCAAGAGGGTGTAATTCCAGATTATATCGATGGCATTCGTATTACAGATTCGAAGACCATGGAGGTTGTTCGTAAGTGCTTTTTGGAACAAAACTTAAAGCTCGTTACCGCTTTAGAAGAGCTCGGAGTCCGTGCTAGACCTATCACTGGTGGTGTGTTTTCAGCTGAGTACCTTGACCAGGAGAAGTATCACCTGGTTGGTAAGATTACGAGTGTTAACAAAACGGCCATTGAGGCTTCTATCAATGCTGGCGCCTTGCCTATCTTGACATCCCTGGCTGAGACACCTGATGGCCAGATCTTGAATGTTAATGCCGacgttgctgctggtgaacTAGCTAGAGTTATGGAGCCTCTAAAGATCGTCTATTTGAATGAGAAGGGCGGTTTATTACATGGTGTTACTGGCGAGAAGATTAGTGTTATTAATCTTGACGAGGAGTATGAAGACCTGTTAAAGGAGCCTTGGGTCAAGTACGGCACTAAGCTTAAGATTAAAGAGATCAAGGAGCTATTGACTTATCTTCCTCGGTCTTCGTCAGTGGCTATTATCTCCGTCAATGATCTGCAAAAGGAGTTATTTACTGACTCCGGTGCAGGAACTCTTATCAGACGTGGTTACAGACTTCATGCCAGAGATAATCTCGATCAATTCCCTTCGAAGGAACAACTAAGAACAGCATTAGCTAGAGACCCAGATGTTCAGTCAAACAAGATATCTATTGCATCTTATCTTCGTGGACTTGAAGGTGTTTCATTTAAGGCTTATGGAGATGAGCCTCTAGAAGTTCTTGCCATAGTCAGAAATGgtcaagaaaatgagaTTCCTGTTCTTGACAAGCTCCTTGCCAGTAAAAATGGTTGGTTGAATAATGTTACAGACAATGTTTGGTCAGCTATTCGCAAGGACTATGCCCAGCTGCAATGGGTcatttcagaatcagatgaAAATTCAAGCTGGCACTTTAGTAACGCTGATGGCTCTTTTGCCAAGAACGGTAAGATTTTGTTCTGGTATGGCATCGAAGATACCAAAGCCATTTCTGATCTGATTGCTGATTTCTCTAAGAAGTCTGTACTTGAATCTGTGAATTCAGGCTCTAATCCTACTGCTTCAGCTGTCAAGAAGTCTGTTTCTGGTGTATTCCAACAGACTCGCTCATTCTCCACTACTCGTAGCACCcccttcttctcttctaGGGGTCAACTCAATGCTAATCCCAACCCTCCCCTTAAAGATGGCACTAACACCAAGCCTGCTAAGGTAGCTCTTATTGGGGCCCGTGGTTACACTGGACAGGCTCTTATCGATCTTATTAATCGTCACCCTTACCTTGAGATTGCTCATGTGTCGAGTCGTGAGAATGCCGGTCGTCCCCTCGCCGGCTACACCAAGGCCTCCATTAACTATGAAAACCTCCAAGTAGAAGACATTAAACGTCTTGAAGAATCTGGTGCAGTTGACGTTTGGGTCATGGCTCTCCCTAATGGTGTTTGTCAACCATTTGTCAACGCCATCGACGAGGCTCGTAATCCTGCAAAGAATTCAGTTATTATCGACTTGTCCGCCGATTATAGATTTGATGAAACAAATCAATGGACTTATGGTCTCCCTGAGCTCAACAACCGTGCAGAAATCGCCAAGGCACGTAAGATTTCAAACCCAGGCTGTTATGCTACCGCTGCCCAACTTGCTATTGCGCCCATTCTAGAGTATATTCCAATAGATGCCGTCCCTTCTGTGTTTGGTGTATCGGGATATTCTGGAGCTGGTACAAAGCCTTCTCCTAAAAATGATGTTGAGAACCTCCGCGATAATCTCATCCCTTACTCCTTGACTGATCACATTCACGAGCGCGAGGTTTCTTCGCAACTTGGAAAGCAAATAGCGTTCACTCCTCACGTTGCCGCTTGGTTCCAGGGTATTTCTCACACTATTAATATCCCCCTTAAGGAGAAACTTTCATCTCGTGACATTCGTAATATCTATCAAGATCGATATGCTGGTGAGAAGCTCATTACCGTAACTGGCGAGGCTCCTCTGGTTAAGGATGTGTCTGGTAAGCATGgtgttgttattggtggATTCGGCGTTAACAAGAAACAAGACCGTGTCGTCATTGTTGCAACTATTGATAATCTTCTCAAGGGCGCTGCTACTCAGTGTCTTCAAAACATCAATATCGCCCTGGGTTATGGCGAATACGACGGTATTCCAGTCGACCACGTCATCCGTGGCTAA